The following coding sequences lie in one Spinacia oleracea cultivar Varoflay chromosome 1, BTI_SOV_V1, whole genome shotgun sequence genomic window:
- the LOC130466072 gene encoding auxin-responsive protein SAUR77, with amino-acid sequence MAPMKNKMRKLQLMLRKCKSLSRQLKLKRSTSYTSLRSNNSTKEEEYETIFVGSSRRRYVIDSKYLSHPLFNALLQKSNQTPITDHQHSCSNSISITIMCEVVLFDHLLWMLDNGDPNLDNDDAFESLDQLADLYLHSS; translated from the exons ATGGCTCCAAT GAAAAATAAGATGAGGAAGCTACAATTAATGTTAAGGAAATGCAAGAGTTTATCAAGgcaattgaaattgaaaagatCAACTTCCTACACCAGTCTTAGATCCAACAACTCAACTAAGGAAGAAGAATACGAGACTATCTTTGTAGGGAGTTCAAGAAGGCGTTACGTGATCGATTCCAAGTACTTGAGTCATCCTTTGTTTAATGCTCTTCTTCAGAAATCCAACCAAACTCCAATAACAGACCACCAACATTCTTGTAGTAATAGTATCTCTATTACTATTATGTGTGAAGTTGTACTCTTTGATCACCTTCTTTGGATGCTTGATAATGGTGATCCTAATCTCGACAACGACGACGCTTTTGAGTCCTTGGATCAACTTGCTGATCTCTATCTTCACTCATCATAA
- the LOC110799075 gene encoding proline--tRNA ligase, chloroplastic/mitochondrial — protein MGALTLRLPSLSSLFIPPCISSRSPAILRRHHRRLQPTIRFSTRSTAASTPTSTNDNSKSKSQEKAITPRSQDFNAWYLDIISNAELADYGPVRGTMVIRPYGYAIWESIQEYLNIKFKETGHSNMYFPQLIPYSFIEKEASHVEGFSPELAVVTIGGGKELEEKLVVRPTSETIVNHMFTQWIHSHRDLPLMINQWANVTRWEMRTKPFVRTLEFLWQEGHTAHATPEEAEKEALQMIDVYIKFAYEQAAIPVIAGRKSKVETFAGADRTYTIEAMMGDRKALQAGTSHNLGQNFSRAFNTQFTDEHGQRQHVWQTSWAISTRFVGGIIMTHGDDAGLMLPPRVAPIQVVIVPIWKKEEEKSGVLDAAIAAYEVLKSAGIKVKVDDSEQRTPGWKFNFWEMKGVPIRMEIGPRDVLNKSVVISRRDIPGKQGKVFGVSMEPDVLVSYVKDKLEEIQASLLSMAVSFRDSNIVDVTSYNELKAAISDGKWARGPWSGSDKDELKVKEETGATIRCFPFEQSPGTKTCLMTGNPAEEVAIFAKSY, from the exons ATGGGGGCGCTCACTCTTAGACTACCTTCTCTTTCCTCCCTTTTCATCCCACCCTGCATCTCCTCCCGTTCACCGGCAATTCTCCGCCGCCACCACCGCCGTTTACAACCCACTATCAGGTTCTCCACTAGAAGCACTGCCGCTTCAACACCCACTTCCACCAATGACAACTCCAAGTCAAAATCTCAAGAAAAAGCCATTACCCCTCGTTCTCAAGACTTCAATGCTTGGTACCTTGACATTATTTCCAATGCTGAGCTCGCCGATTATGGTCCTGTTCGTGGTACTATGGTTATTCGCCCTTATGGTTATGCTATTTGGGAATCCATCCAg GAGTATTTGAATATTAAGTTCAAGGAAACTGGTCATAGCAATATGTACTTCCCACAG TTGATACCATATTCATTCATAGAGAAAGAAGCTAGTCATGTTGAAGGTTTTAGTCCAGAATTAGCTGTTGTAACTATTGGAGGAGGAAAGGAACTCGAAGAAAAACTTGTG GTTCGTCCTACTAGTGAAACTATAGTAAACCATATGTTCACTCAATGGATCCATAGTCATCGTGATCTTCCGCTAATGATTAACCAG TGGGCAAATGTCACAAGATGGGAGATGCGCACAAAACCATTTGTGAGGACTCTCGAATTTCTCTGGCAAGAGGGTCATACTGCCCATGCCACTCCAGAAGAGGCAGAGAAAGAG GCCTTGCAGATGATTGATGTCTACATAAAGTTTGCTTATGAGCAAGCTGCAATTCCTGTAATTGCAGGTCGAAAATCAAAGGTAGAGACATTTGCTGGTGCTGATAGGACCTATACAATTGAGGCTATGATGGGTGATAGAAAAGCTCTACAAGCTGGGACTAGCCACAACCTTGGACAGAATTTCTCACGTGCGTTTAACACACAG TTTACTGATGAACATGGCCAAAGGCAACATGTGTGGCAGACGTCATGGGCTATCAGCACACGTTTTGTTGGTGGTATAATAATGACTCATGGTGATGATGCTGGTTTAATGCTTCCACCAAGGGTTGCTCCCATACAG GTTGTAATTGTACCAATTTGGaaaaaggaagaagagaaatcaGGAGTTCTTGATGCTGCCATTGCTGCATATGAAGTTTTGAAAAGTGCAGGGATCAAAGTTAAAGTTGACGACTCAGAGCAGAGAACCCCTGGATGGAAATTCAACTTTTGGGAAATGAAG GGAGTTCCTATAAGAATGGAAATTGGTCCACGTGATGTCTTGAATAAGAGTGTGGTCATATCAAGAAGAGATATTCCTGGTAAACAAGGGAAAGTATTTGGAGTATCCATGGAACCAGATGTTCTGGTGTCTTATGTAAAGGACAAGTTGGAAGAGATACAAGCATCATTATTGAGTATGGCAGTATCATTCCGTGATAG TAACATTGTTGATGTGACATCATATAATGAGCTTAAAGCGGCAATATCTGATGGAAAGTGGGCAAGAGGTCCATGGTCCGGCAG TGATAAGGATGAGTTGAAAGTAAAAGAAGAAACTGGGGCAACCATTAGATGTTTCCCTTTTGAACAATCTCCGGGGACAAAAACTTGCTTGATGACAGGAAATCCTGCTGAGGAAGTTGCGATCTTTGCAAAATCTTACTAA